One Gammaproteobacteria bacterium DNA window includes the following coding sequences:
- a CDS encoding DUF1788 domain-containing protein has product MGRIDRLAERYKSYIALPWQKDLAGAQRAIFIVYDKADERRLRARKDLFALATAEAGHTWHECDLTRVFAQWMADIEYRDSYFESPEDMELKLEDDFLEHVAGRVREALTAPEADENSVVGVYGIASLFGFVRVSELMKEIERDIRGRVVVFFPGEYENSNYRLLDARDGWNYLAVPITLHEDRGVYEV; this is encoded by the coding sequence ATGGGTCGCATCGACAGGCTGGCTGAGCGCTACAAGAGCTATATCGCTTTGCCGTGGCAGAAGGACCTGGCCGGTGCCCAGCGTGCGATCTTCATCGTTTACGACAAAGCCGACGAACGCCGCCTGCGGGCGCGAAAAGATCTATTCGCGCTTGCAACAGCGGAAGCAGGGCACACCTGGCACGAGTGTGATTTAACCAGAGTTTTCGCACAGTGGATGGCCGATATCGAGTACCGAGACAGCTATTTCGAGTCACCCGAGGATATGGAACTCAAGCTGGAGGACGATTTTCTTGAGCACGTGGCCGGACGTGTCAGAGAAGCGCTCACGGCCCCTGAAGCCGATGAGAATTCGGTCGTCGGCGTGTACGGCATTGCTTCGCTGTTCGGTTTCGTCCGCGTGTCAGAACTCATGAAGGAGATCGAGCGGGATATCAGAGGTCGCGTGGTGGTGTTTTTCCCCGGCGAATACGAGAACAGCAACTACCGGTTGTTGGATGCACGGGATGGGTGGAACTACCTCGCAGTCCCGATCACCTTGCACGAAGATCGAGGAGTGTACGAGGTATGA
- the brxC gene encoding BREX system P-loop protein BrxC encodes MKNRDIYQRDPGKITLLNNGVATMTDALTDDERRTLRFELEHFVCEGEYQRGLVRILDSYVSNQGQPEQPAAWVSGFFGSGKSHLAKMLRFLWTDYTFPDDGASARGLARLPNDVQDLLKEITTLGKRAHGLHAAAGTLGAGAGDSVRLALLGIVFKSAELPESYPQARFSLWLRKNDIYDQVCAAVEAQGRDFRRELNDMYVSPLIAKALLAADPNFAGSEKDARAALRAQFPKPKDITTDEFTTALQDALAPEGEMPCTVIILDEVQQYIGDDTSRSYVVQEVVEACSKRFGDRLLFLGTGQTALSGTPALQRLQGRFTVNVELSDTDVETVTRRVVLAKRPDRVNDVKATLDGNAGELDRHLVGTKIGPRSEDKSVLVEDYPLLPVRRRFWEHALRAVDRAGTAGQLRTQLRIVYDAIRRTADDPVGTVVPADFLFEEISANLLQSGVLLREVNETIAEQDDGTPDGSLKSRLCALVFLIRKLPREAGVDIGVRATTDTLADLLVKDLAKDGAALRSQLPKLLDELVAAGTLMKLDDEYSLQTRESSEWEAEFRNRQTKLVNDPARMSSKRAQLLGAAVQDAIGSVKLLHGKCKEPRKLALHFGAEPPQGTTHEIPVWIRDGWGADEKSVIADARAAGPDSPIIHVFVPKSRADALARVIAAQSAAKDTLEYKGVPSSPEGIEARQGMETRLTEAGNSLRSLVAEVIDGAKVYQGGGSERLEASLLDKVKETANASLDRLFYDFKDADDHRWPKVIERARKGAEHPLEALDYSGKTEDHPVCSAVLSFVGSGKKGKDVRTHFSDPPYGWSRDAVDAALISLFGTGHLRATTNGTPLKPGQLDQAKVSSTDFRVESATIDTRQRLKVRKLLQTAAVACKPNEEAVAAGDFLNKLSELARGAGGEAPLPERPETSHLLNLQSLAGNEQLVGILNRHDELLNNIEDWTKARDLAEKRLPAYKRLQSLARHAEGLDAATEAQPQIEAIAANRSLLDAADPVPDLAKAVADALRAALASAEKLYSETYDSEVVRLEAAESWQKIDQSDRDRILNGLHIAKVTKGATGTEQEVLESVERISLDAWRTRTAALPQLFADARIQADKLIEPKTHHVKLGSATLRTPEEVKTWAAKTEQELLEQLKQGPIVVS; translated from the coding sequence ATGAAAAACCGCGATATCTACCAAAGGGACCCCGGCAAGATCACCTTGCTGAATAATGGCGTCGCAACTATGACCGACGCCCTGACCGACGACGAGCGTCGTACGTTGCGCTTCGAGCTCGAGCATTTCGTCTGCGAAGGGGAATATCAGCGCGGTCTCGTACGCATTCTCGACTCCTACGTCAGCAACCAGGGCCAGCCCGAGCAACCGGCGGCCTGGGTGAGCGGGTTTTTCGGTAGTGGTAAATCGCATTTGGCGAAGATGCTCCGCTTTCTGTGGACGGACTACACCTTCCCGGATGATGGCGCGAGCGCTCGCGGTCTTGCGCGGCTGCCCAACGATGTGCAGGACCTGCTGAAGGAGATCACGACCCTCGGCAAGCGTGCTCATGGGCTTCATGCGGCGGCGGGGACGCTCGGCGCCGGGGCCGGCGACAGCGTTCGACTCGCGTTGCTCGGCATCGTTTTCAAATCCGCGGAGTTGCCCGAGAGTTACCCTCAGGCGCGCTTCAGCCTGTGGCTCAGGAAGAACGATATCTACGATCAGGTTTGCGCCGCCGTGGAGGCGCAAGGGCGCGACTTTCGCCGCGAGCTGAACGACATGTATGTCAGCCCGCTCATCGCCAAAGCACTACTCGCCGCTGACCCCAATTTCGCTGGCAGCGAGAAGGATGCCAGGGCTGCGCTCCGCGCACAGTTTCCGAAGCCGAAGGACATTACCACCGACGAATTCACTACCGCGCTACAGGACGCCCTCGCCCCCGAAGGCGAAATGCCGTGCACGGTCATCATCCTCGACGAGGTGCAGCAGTACATCGGTGATGACACAAGCCGATCTTACGTAGTGCAGGAAGTCGTGGAGGCCTGCAGCAAACGGTTCGGTGACCGCTTGCTGTTCCTGGGTACCGGGCAGACGGCGCTCTCGGGTACGCCAGCACTGCAACGACTGCAGGGCCGGTTCACAGTCAACGTTGAACTCTCCGACACCGATGTCGAAACGGTCACACGTCGAGTCGTATTGGCGAAACGCCCGGATCGCGTCAACGATGTCAAAGCGACTCTGGATGGTAACGCCGGCGAACTCGATCGGCACCTGGTTGGTACCAAGATCGGTCCTCGCAGCGAGGACAAGTCGGTCCTTGTCGAGGACTATCCGCTACTCCCCGTACGACGCCGCTTCTGGGAGCACGCCTTGCGCGCGGTCGATCGCGCGGGTACTGCGGGGCAGCTTCGTACGCAGCTGCGCATCGTCTACGACGCGATCCGACGCACGGCCGACGACCCTGTCGGTACGGTTGTGCCTGCCGACTTCCTGTTCGAGGAAATTTCCGCCAACCTGCTCCAGTCCGGCGTGTTGTTACGCGAGGTCAACGAGACGATCGCCGAGCAGGACGATGGCACCCCGGATGGAAGCCTGAAGTCGCGGCTATGTGCCTTGGTCTTCCTCATCCGCAAGCTGCCCCGCGAGGCGGGTGTCGACATCGGAGTTCGGGCCACAACGGACACCTTGGCGGATTTGCTGGTCAAGGATCTGGCAAAGGACGGCGCTGCCCTGCGCAGTCAGCTACCGAAATTGCTGGACGAGCTCGTCGCCGCCGGCACGTTGATGAAGCTCGACGACGAGTACAGCCTGCAGACGCGGGAGAGCAGCGAATGGGAAGCGGAATTCCGCAACCGGCAGACCAAGCTCGTCAACGATCCCGCGCGGATGAGCAGCAAGCGTGCTCAGCTCCTGGGTGCTGCGGTTCAGGATGCCATCGGCTCAGTGAAATTGCTGCATGGCAAGTGCAAGGAACCGAGAAAGCTGGCGTTGCACTTCGGCGCGGAACCGCCGCAGGGCACCACCCACGAGATACCCGTCTGGATTCGCGATGGCTGGGGTGCGGATGAGAAAAGCGTCATTGCAGATGCGCGTGCTGCAGGTCCCGATAGCCCGATCATCCACGTATTCGTACCGAAATCGCGTGCCGACGCACTGGCCAGGGTGATCGCCGCCCAGAGCGCGGCAAAGGATACGTTGGAATACAAAGGTGTGCCGTCGAGCCCCGAGGGGATCGAGGCCCGGCAAGGTATGGAGACCCGATTGACCGAGGCGGGTAACAGCCTGCGGAGCTTGGTCGCTGAAGTCATCGATGGCGCGAAAGTCTACCAGGGCGGCGGCAGCGAGAGGCTCGAGGCCTCCTTGCTGGACAAGGTCAAGGAAACCGCAAATGCTTCTTTGGATCGCCTCTTTTACGACTTCAAGGATGCCGATGATCACCGCTGGCCCAAGGTGATCGAGCGCGCCCGAAAAGGTGCTGAACACCCACTGGAAGCGTTGGATTACAGCGGCAAGACCGAAGATCATCCGGTCTGCTCCGCGGTGCTGTCTTTCGTCGGTTCCGGGAAGAAGGGTAAGGACGTGCGCACGCACTTTTCCGATCCGCCCTACGGTTGGTCACGCGACGCCGTCGATGCCGCGCTCATTAGCTTGTTTGGCACCGGGCATTTGCGGGCGACCACCAATGGAACGCCACTCAAGCCCGGGCAGCTCGATCAGGCGAAGGTCTCGAGCACCGACTTCCGGGTGGAGAGTGCAACCATCGACACCCGCCAGCGTCTCAAGGTGCGCAAGCTGTTGCAGACGGCCGCAGTCGCCTGCAAACCAAACGAAGAAGCCGTCGCCGCTGGAGATTTCCTGAACAAGCTGAGCGAGCTTGCGCGTGGCGCCGGCGGAGAAGCGCCGCTCCCCGAGCGCCCCGAAACCAGCCACCTGTTGAACCTCCAGTCACTTGCCGGCAACGAACAGCTGGTCGGCATTCTGAACCGACACGATGAGCTCCTGAACAACATCGAAGACTGGACCAAGGCGCGCGACCTGGCCGAGAAGCGCCTGCCCGCGTACAAGCGACTGCAGTCTCTGGCCCGCCATGCTGAGGGGCTGGACGCGGCGACAGAAGCGCAGCCGCAGATCGAAGCTATCGCCGCCAACCGCAGCCTGCTTGATGCGGCAGATCCGGTGCCCGACCTCGCGAAGGCAGTGGCAGATGCGTTGCGCGCCGCACTGGCGTCGGCGGAGAAGCTTTACTCCGAAACCTACGACTCGGAAGTGGTGCGCCTGGAGGCCGCCGAGAGCTGGCAGAAGATCGATCAATCTGATCGCGACCGAATTCTTAACGGATTACATATCGCCAAGGTCACAAAAGGTGCTACCGGCACCGAGCAGGAGGTGCTCGAATCCGTCGAACGTATCTCCCTCGACGCCTGGAGGACCCGTACTGCGGCATTGCCACAGCTCTTCGCGGACGCACGCATCCAGGCCGACAAACTGATCGAACCGAAGACCCATCACGTCAAGCTGGGAAGTGCGACGCTGCGGACTCCAGAAGAGGTCAAGACCTGGGCTGCGAAGACCGAACAAGAGCTGCTCGAGCAGCTCAAACAAGGCCCTATCGTGGTGTCGTAG
- a CDS encoding conjugal transfer protein TraG N-terminal domain-containing protein — MTVDSYLELFTTLFGWAFYGILWDVLLGTGIVFLPFLGILIDNWREPAEGGEFGTVTGLSLRRMEIELFIALLVVVLAGQPAALTPLNAGTLSYTPPPTLIDPTPATATVGAPQSTYGTTGFAGSPATVNIPVWWYAVLAMTSGLNHAVIEGLPSAADMRTYEQQARLATIADPRLRQEASDFFSQCYIPARSKYQAERPATAAVNALLSTYGPDDPDWMGSHVYRDTPGYYDTLRPSMQIAGWAYIGARDTEYDPTAPPVWGKPYCKEWWEDGTIGLREKLINEADATSAGFSGLVVSVAPALATEKQNDAVARTVLTNAPPGWSNNDLVANNAGTTGWISTAENWVKGGLAAGGVLTASALFSVTMTAVLQALPMVQAVLLLGMYALLPMVVVLSRYSISMMVIGAMAILTVKFWSVLWYLAMWVDQNLIQSMYPDVNVFLQIFANPGEHDIKRMLLNMITTSLYLGLPLLWSGMMAWAGVNVGRSINNAAAPLARPADDAGRQGGAIGKAATSRGFRR, encoded by the coding sequence ATGACCGTCGACAGCTATCTCGAATTGTTCACTACGCTGTTCGGCTGGGCCTTCTACGGCATCCTGTGGGACGTGTTGCTGGGAACGGGCATCGTGTTCCTGCCGTTTCTCGGCATTCTGATCGACAACTGGCGGGAGCCCGCTGAAGGCGGCGAGTTCGGTACCGTTACCGGATTGTCACTGCGCCGTATGGAGATCGAGCTGTTCATCGCGCTGCTGGTCGTGGTCCTGGCTGGACAGCCCGCCGCGCTGACACCGTTGAACGCCGGGACGCTCAGCTACACCCCGCCGCCGACCCTGATCGATCCCACGCCCGCCACCGCGACGGTTGGCGCACCCCAGAGCACCTATGGTACGACCGGATTCGCCGGTTCACCCGCGACCGTGAATATCCCGGTATGGTGGTACGCGGTGTTGGCCATGACGTCGGGGTTGAACCATGCCGTGATCGAAGGTCTGCCCTCGGCTGCCGACATGCGCACCTACGAGCAGCAGGCCCGACTGGCCACCATCGCGGACCCGCGCTTAAGACAGGAAGCCAGCGACTTCTTCAGTCAGTGCTACATCCCGGCGCGCTCGAAATACCAGGCCGAGCGGCCGGCAACGGCGGCGGTCAACGCCTTGTTGAGCACCTACGGACCGGACGATCCCGACTGGATGGGCTCGCACGTCTACCGCGACACACCCGGCTATTACGACACGCTTCGCCCGTCCATGCAGATCGCGGGCTGGGCCTACATCGGGGCGCGCGATACCGAATACGACCCGACCGCACCGCCCGTATGGGGCAAGCCCTACTGCAAGGAGTGGTGGGAGGACGGCACGATCGGCTTGAGGGAGAAGCTGATCAACGAGGCGGACGCGACCTCCGCCGGATTCTCGGGCCTCGTCGTCTCCGTGGCACCGGCGCTGGCAACCGAGAAGCAGAACGATGCCGTCGCCCGCACTGTACTCACCAACGCTCCACCCGGCTGGTCGAACAACGACCTGGTGGCGAACAACGCCGGCACCACCGGCTGGATCAGTACTGCGGAAAACTGGGTCAAGGGCGGCCTTGCAGCGGGAGGCGTGCTCACTGCATCCGCACTGTTTTCCGTCACTATGACCGCCGTCCTTCAGGCGCTCCCCATGGTGCAGGCAGTCCTTCTGCTCGGCATGTATGCCTTGTTGCCTATGGTTGTGGTGTTGTCGCGCTATTCCATCTCCATGATGGTCATAGGCGCCATGGCCATCTTAACTGTCAAGTTCTGGAGCGTACTTTGGTACCTCGCCATGTGGGTGGACCAAAACCTTATCCAGTCGATGTATCCCGACGTGAACGTTTTCCTGCAGATCTTTGCGAACCCCGGCGAGCATGACATCAAGCGCATGCTGCTCAACATGATTACAACCAGCCTCTACTTGGGGCTGCCGTTGCTGTGGAGCGGGATGATGGCGTGGGCGGGAGTAAATGTTGGACGCAGCATCAACAATGCTGCCGCGCCGCTGGCTCGGCCTGCGGACGACGCGGGTCGCCAGGGCGGGGCGATTGGGAAGGCTGCCACGAGCCGAGGCTTCCGCCGCTAG